The sequence below is a genomic window from Bosea sp. F3-2.
ATGCCCGAGCCGGTGACGAAGAAGCGCTCCGGCGAGAAGCTCTGGCCGTAGAGGCGCTCGTGATAGCGCGCCAGCGCCTCGCGCAACTCGGGAATGCCGCGCTGCCAGGTGTAGAAGGTCTCGCCGGCCGCGAGCGAGCGCGCCGCCGTGTCACTGATGAAGGACGGGGTGGGCAGATCGCCCTCCCCGACCCAGAGCGGGATCAGGCCCGGCCGCAGCCGGCCATAGTTCATGACCTCGACGATGCCGCTTTCCGGTGCGTTGACGGCTTCCGGGCGGAGCTCCGCGACCAGGGTGCTGCCGGGCAGAGTGGCGGTATTCATCAGCATCGACCTCGCGACATTCGATGCCCTCCTTTAGCCGATCACGGCGCCGGCTGGCATGAAATCGCGAGATCAGGTCGATCGGCGGCCGTGATGAATCGCGGCCGCAGAGCCGGCTCGTCAGGCGTTCTTCTGCTGCTTGAGCAGATCGCGAATCTCGGTGAGGAGCGCGACATCGGCCGGGGGCGCAGCCGGCGGCGGCGGAGCAGCTTCAGCTCTGCGCTTAAGCTGGTTGATGCCCTTGACCACGAGGAAGAGGACGAAGGCGATGATCAGGAAGTTGATCGCCACCGTGACGAAGTTGCCGTAGGCCAGCACGGCGCCCTGTTTCTTGGCCTCCACCAGAACGGGCGCCGTAACAGCACGATTGAGGCCGAAGAAATAGTTCGAGAAATCGACGCCGCCGAGCGCGCCGATGAACGGCATAATGATGTCCTGGACGAGAGAATCGACGATCCTGCCGAAGGACGCGCCGATGACCACACCGATGGCGAGGTCGACGACATTGCCCTTCAGTGCGAATTCCTTGAATTCCTTCAGCATGCTGGCCCCCTTCTAGTCGACGACACTTCCCCGTCAGCCGGTCCCGAACGCTAGACCAACCCGACGGAGCCGGAAAAGCCCGAATGCCGGGCAAAATCGGGGGCATCAGGGCTTTTGCGGCAAAGAGCTGGGGATGACTTGCGCCTTTGTCCTATGGCGGGCTCGGGACGCGTCCGATAAACTGTCACAAAACTCGAAGCGGAAGCTCATTTCGAAACGGTAGTTCATGGCGCCCGAACTCCGGCCTCGCTCGCGCATCGGCGCGCTAGAGCATGTCCGCGCTTCTTCGAATCGCGGACATGCTCGAGGTCTTTGTTTGATCGCATTTTCTTCACGCGAACCGGTGTCCACTTCGCTCGAAAATGCTCTAGGGATCGCAGCATGATTCCCGCGTGGTCCGTCATTCTGGTCGCGCTGGCCTATCTGTGCGGGCTGTTCGCGGTTGCGCATATCGCCGACACCTCGGGCCGCAAGCTGATGACCGGCCGGGCGCGCACCACGATCTATGCGCTCGCGCTCGGCGTCTACTGCACCTCCTGGACCTTCTACGGCTCGGTCGGCTTCGCCAATCGCGCCGGCTTCGACTTCCTCGGCATCTATGTCGGGCCGATCCTCGTCATCGGCCTCGGCCATCGCTTCGTCGCGCGCATCGTCAGCATCGCCAAGTCGCAGAACATCACCTCGATCGCCGACTTCGTCGGTGCGCGCTACGGCAAGAGCGAGCGCGTCGCGGCGCTGGTCTGCATCGTCGCCGTCATCGGCGCGCTGCCCTACATCGCCTTGCAGCTGAAAGCCGTCGCCAATTCGCTCTCGGTCTTCCTCACTGCGACCGGCGGGCATGCGCTGATGCCGGGCATCCCACTGCTGAGCGACCTGCCCTTCGTCGTCGCGATCGTGCTCGCCGGTTTTGCCTGCGCCTTCGGCACGCGCCACATCGACGCCACCGAACACCAGGACGGGCTCGTGCTCGCGATCGCGGTCGAATCGCTGATCAAGCTCGTGGCATTCCTCGTGCTCGGCTTCTTCATCGTCTACGGCCTGTTCGGCGGGCCGGGCGACCTGTTCTCCCAGGCCGCGAAGCCACCGGAGGGAATGCTGCCGATCTGGGAGCGGACGTCGAGCTGGCCGAACTTCCTGACGCTGACCCTGCTGTCGAGCTGCGCGGCTCTCCTACTGGCGCGCCAGTTTCACATGACGATCGTCGAAAACCGCGACGTCCGCGACGTGCAGCGGGCAGCCTGGATGTTCCCGCTCTACCTCGTGCTGATCAACCTGTTCGTGCTGCCGCTGGCGGCGGCCGGCGAGATCATGATGCCCGGCAGCGGGGTCGATCGCGACATGACCGTCCTCCTGCTGCCGCTGCAGCGCGAGGCCGGGGTGATCGCGCTCTTCGTCTTCATCGGCGGCCTCTCCGCGGCGACGGCGATGGTGATCGTCGCCTCCGTCGCGCTCGCGATCATGATCTCCAACCACCTCGTGATGCCGGTTCTGTTGCGCGTGCGTCGTGCGCTGAGCGATCCAACCCGCTCCCGCCGGCTGTTCAGCGACGGCAATGGCAGCACAGGCGGCGATCTCGGTTCGCAGGTCGTCATCATCCGCCGCCTCGGCATCTTCCTCGTGATCCTGCTCGGCTATCTCTATTACCGCGCCTCGGGCGAGGCGGCGCTGGTATCGATCGGCCTGCTCTCCTTCGCCGCGACGGCGCAGATCGCCCCGGCCTTCTTCGGCGGGCTGTTCTGGCGGCGCGGAACGGCGCTCGGCGCAGCGGCCGGGCTGACCATCGGCACACTGGTCTGGGCCTACACCCTGCTGATGCCGAGCCTCGCCCTGCCCGGCGGCTGGTGGAGCGATGTCGTCGTCGATGGTCCCTTCGGCGCGCAGATCCTCAGGCCGGAAGCCCTGTTCGGGCTCGACTGGCCGGCGCTGCCGCATGGCGTGTTCTGGAGCCTCGGCCTCAACATCCTCGCCTATGTCGGCTTCTCCTTGCTCAGGCCCGCCAACGCGATGGAGCGGCTGCAGGCCAACGCCTTCGTCGAATCGCAGCCCACGACCATGGCCCAGTCCTTCTCGCTCTGGCGGACCAGCGTCACCGAAGGCGAGCTGCAGGCAACCATCGCGCGCTATCTCGGCCATGAACGCACCGAGCGAGCCTTTGACGGTTTCAACTCCAGCCGCGGCGAAGCGTCGGATCCGAACCGCCACGCCGATATCCATCTGCTGCGCTTCGGCGAGCATCTGCTCTCCTCGGCGATCGGCGCGGCCTCGTCGCGGCTCGTGCTCTCGCTGCTGCTGAAGCGGCGCAACCTCTCGACCGAGGCGGCCTTCAAGCTGCTCGACGACGCCTCCGCCGCGCTCCAGTACAACCGCGACATCCTTCAGCACGGCCTCGACCATGCCGGACAGGGCATCACAGTGCTCGACCGGGACCTGCGCATCGTCGCCTGGAACCAGGCCTTTGTGGCACTGTATGACCTGCCGCCCTCATTGGTGCGCTTCGGCACCGGGCTTGACGAGATCGTGCGCTTCAACGCCGCCCGCGGCGCCTATGGCGACGGCGCGCAGGATGAGCTGATGGCGGCGCGGCTGGAGAGCTTCGTCAAGGACCGCGAGCCGGTGCGCCTCAAGCTCTATCCTTCCAAGAAGGTGATCGAGGTCCGTACCAATGCGCTGCCGGATGGCGGCTTCGTCACGACCTATACCGACATCACCGAGACTGTCGCCGGCGAAGAAGAGCTCGAACGCGCCAATGAGAGCCTCGAGAAGCGCGTCGCCGAGCGCACCGAGGAGCTGCTGCACGTCAATGCCGAGCTGCAGCGCGCCAAAGCGGAGGCCGAAGCCGCCAACGCCTCGAAGACACGCTTCCTCGCCGCCGCCAGCCACGACATCCTGCAGCCACTCAACGCGGCGCGGCTCTATGCGACCTCGCTGGTCGAGCGCGACCGCTCCGCCGGGGAGCCCGATCTCGCCGAGAATATCGACGCCTCACTCGACGCGGTCGAGGAGATCCTGACGGCGCTGCTCGAAATCTCGCGGCTCGACGGCGGCGCGCTCAAGCCCGAGCTCTCCTCCTTCCGGCTCGACGAGCTGATGCGCCAGCTCCAGCGCGAGTTCGAGCCGAGCGCCCATGAAAAAGGTCTCAAGCTCGTCTTCATGCCGACCAGCCTGACGCTGCGCTCGGACCGGCGCCTGCTGCGCCGGCTGCTGCAGAACCTGATCTCGAACGCGATCAAATACACGCCGGGCGGCAAGGTGATGATCGGCTGCCGCCGCCGGGGCAATCAGGTCGCGGTCGAGGTGATCGACACCGGGCTCGGCATCCCGCAGAGCAAGCAGAAGACCGTGTTCCGCGAGTTTCAGCGACTCGACCAGGGCGCCAAGGTGGCGCGAGGTCTCGGCCTGGGGCTTTCGATCGTGCAGCGCATCGCGCGCGCCCTCGATCATGGGCTGACGCTCGATTCGGCGCCCGGACGCGGCACCCGATTCTCGGTGCTGGTACCGCGCGCCGCGCCACTGCCGGCGATGGCGACGGGGACCGCACCGCGGCAGGCGCCGGCCGGGCAGCTCGCCGGAATGCGGCTGCTGGTGATCGACAACGAGCCCGCCATTCTCGACGGCATGAAGCGGCTGCTCGAAGGCTGGGGCTGTCAGGTCCGGACAGCGCCGAGCCTGGAGGAAGCCCTGCCGCATGTCGGCGGCAAGGGCGAGGCCGATGTGCTGATCGCCGACTATCATCTCGACCACGGCAACGGGCTCACCGCGATCAGCGCCCTGCGTGCACGGGCACGGACGCCGATGCCCGCGATCCTGCTCACCGCCGACCGGACGCCGCATGTCCGCGAAGCCGCGAACGCGCTCGACGTCCACCTGCTCAACAAGCCGTTGAAGCCTGCGGCGCTGCGCGCGCTGCTGGCGCAGTGGCGCGCGACCCGGCTCGCCGCGGAATAGGGCATCCTCTCCTTATGCCCAAGACCATGACCGTCATCCCGGGCTTGCCCCGGGATCCATCGTAGAGCTGCGCGCCCTACAATGGATCCCGGAGTTCCGCTTCGCTCCATCCGGGATGACGGGGGAGTTCAGCGGGCCGAGTATCCTGTGCCTCCCTCACCGACTGTCGCCTGGCGCATGGCCTCCTCGGAGGCGAGGAAAGCTGCCACTTCCGGGCTCGGCTCTGAGCTTTCCACGCCAATACCGATCTCGCCGAGCAGGCGGGTGACCGGCACATAGGCCCGCGCACCCTTGTCGTAGAGCGCCGCCCGGACCAGCGCGACCGCCGCAACAATCTCGCCACCGTCGCGACCGCGCATCAGCATGCGGTGCTGCATCACCAGCCAGTTCTCGCTCCAGCACAGAATCTTCGTCTCCACCCGAAAGGGGCGGAACAGGCGCATCTCGCGGCGGAAGCGGATGGTGCCGGCATTGACCACAGGCAGCCAGCGATGACGCAACACCGCCCGCCACAGACCGCTGCGCAGCATCAGATCAAGCCG
It includes:
- the mscL gene encoding large conductance mechanosensitive channel protein MscL — protein: MLKEFKEFALKGNVVDLAIGVVIGASFGRIVDSLVQDIIMPFIGALGGVDFSNYFFGLNRAVTAPVLVEAKKQGAVLAYGNFVTVAINFLIIAFVLFLVVKGINQLKRRAEAAPPPPAAPPADVALLTEIRDLLKQQKNA
- a CDS encoding NahK/ErcS family hybrid sensor histidine kinase/response regulator; this encodes MIPAWSVILVALAYLCGLFAVAHIADTSGRKLMTGRARTTIYALALGVYCTSWTFYGSVGFANRAGFDFLGIYVGPILVIGLGHRFVARIVSIAKSQNITSIADFVGARYGKSERVAALVCIVAVIGALPYIALQLKAVANSLSVFLTATGGHALMPGIPLLSDLPFVVAIVLAGFACAFGTRHIDATEHQDGLVLAIAVESLIKLVAFLVLGFFIVYGLFGGPGDLFSQAAKPPEGMLPIWERTSSWPNFLTLTLLSSCAALLLARQFHMTIVENRDVRDVQRAAWMFPLYLVLINLFVLPLAAAGEIMMPGSGVDRDMTVLLLPLQREAGVIALFVFIGGLSAATAMVIVASVALAIMISNHLVMPVLLRVRRALSDPTRSRRLFSDGNGSTGGDLGSQVVIIRRLGIFLVILLGYLYYRASGEAALVSIGLLSFAATAQIAPAFFGGLFWRRGTALGAAAGLTIGTLVWAYTLLMPSLALPGGWWSDVVVDGPFGAQILRPEALFGLDWPALPHGVFWSLGLNILAYVGFSLLRPANAMERLQANAFVESQPTTMAQSFSLWRTSVTEGELQATIARYLGHERTERAFDGFNSSRGEASDPNRHADIHLLRFGEHLLSSAIGAASSRLVLSLLLKRRNLSTEAAFKLLDDASAALQYNRDILQHGLDHAGQGITVLDRDLRIVAWNQAFVALYDLPPSLVRFGTGLDEIVRFNAARGAYGDGAQDELMAARLESFVKDREPVRLKLYPSKKVIEVRTNALPDGGFVTTYTDITETVAGEEELERANESLEKRVAERTEELLHVNAELQRAKAEAEAANASKTRFLAAASHDILQPLNAARLYATSLVERDRSAGEPDLAENIDASLDAVEEILTALLEISRLDGGALKPELSSFRLDELMRQLQREFEPSAHEKGLKLVFMPTSLTLRSDRRLLRRLLQNLISNAIKYTPGGKVMIGCRRRGNQVAVEVIDTGLGIPQSKQKTVFREFQRLDQGAKVARGLGLGLSIVQRIARALDHGLTLDSAPGRGTRFSVLVPRAAPLPAMATGTAPRQAPAGQLAGMRLLVIDNEPAILDGMKRLLEGWGCQVRTAPSLEEALPHVGGKGEADVLIADYHLDHGNGLTAISALRARARTPMPAILLTADRTPHVREAANALDVHLLNKPLKPAALRALLAQWRATRLAAE
- a CDS encoding thioesterase family protein, translated to MNLWFRLIWLLLTTRFRPRLDLPGEASLLPFRVWFHDLDTSLHMNNGRYWALMDLGRLDLMLRSGLWRAVLRHRWLPVVNAGTIRFRREMRLFRPFRVETKILCWSENWLVMQHRMLMRGRDGGEIVAAVALVRAALYDKGARAYVPVTRLLGEIGIGVESSEPSPEVAAFLASEEAMRQATVGEGGTGYSAR